The following proteins are co-located in the Gorilla gorilla gorilla isolate KB3781 chromosome 18, NHGRI_mGorGor1-v2.1_pri, whole genome shotgun sequence genome:
- the TMEM208 gene encoding transmembrane protein 208, which translates to MAPKGKVGTRGKKQIFEENRETLKFYLRIILGANAIYCLVTLVFFYSSASFWAWLALGFSLAVYGASYHSMSSMARAAFSEDGALMDGGMDLNMEQGMAEHLKDVILLTAIVQVLSCFSLYVWSFWLLAPGRALYLLWVNMLGPWFTADSGTPAPEHNEKRQRRQERRQMKRL; encoded by the exons ATGGCG CCCAAGGGCAAAGTGGGCACGAGAGGGAAGAAGCAGATATTTGAAGAGAACAGAGAGACCCTGAAGTTCTACCTGCGGATCATACTGGGGGCCAAT GCCATTTACTGCCTTGTGACGTTGGTCTTCTTTTACTCATCTGCCTCATTTTGGGCCTGG TTGGCCCTGGGCTTTAGTCTGGCAGTGTATGGGGCCAGCTACCACTCTATGAGCTCGATGGCACGAGCAGCGTTCTCTGAGGATGGGGCCCTGATGGATGGTGGCATGGACCTCAACATGGAGCAGGGCATGGCAGA GCACCTTAAGGATGTGATCCTACTGACAGCCATCGTGCAGGTGCTCAGCTGCTTCTCTCTCTATGTCTGGTCCTTCTGGCTTCTG GCTCCAGGCCGGGCCCTTTACCTCCTGTGGGTGAATATGCTGGGCCCCTGGTTCACTGCAGACAGTGGCACCCCAGCACCAGAGCACAATGAGAAACGGCAGCGCCGACAGGAGCGGCGGCAGATGAAGCGGTTATAG
- the LOC101149128 gene encoding leucine-rich repeat-containing protein 29 isoform X1: MRWRSRCPWSLGDRPPLPYRPQKIAALSPPREQALCPSPSLEVAVSSRLSSGRCLLHLIVPKDAHIYSELPASVRSERGLPRELGLVPCCPECPSGEAVATLCFQQPGLTSLDLSGCSELTDGALLAVSRGLRHLRHLSLGKLQRLTDAGCTALGGLQELQSLDMAKCCLVRGRELAQALGSMHGAPSQLASLSLAHCSSLKSCPELEHQASGTKDACPEPQGPSLLMLRALQELDLTACSKLTDASLAKVLQFPQLRQLSLSLLPELTDNGLVAVARGCPSLEHLALSHCSRLSDKGWAQAASFWPRLQHLNLSSCSQLIEQTLDAIGQACRQLRVLDVATCPGINMATVRRFQAQLPQVSCVQSRFVGGADLTLTL, from the exons ATGCGATGGCGAAGTCGCTGCCCCTGGAG CTTGGGGGACCGTCCTCCCCTTCCCTATCGGCCCCAGAAGATAGCTGCCCTGTCACCTCCGCGAGAACAGGCCCTCTGCCCATCCCCTTCCCTTGAAGTGGCTGTCTCCTCCCGGCTCAGTTCTGGAAGATGTCTGCTCCATCTCATCGTCCCGAAGG ATGCTCACATATATTCTGAGCTTCCTGCCTCTGTCAGATCAGAAAGAGGCCTCCCTCGTGAGTTGGGCTTGGTACCGTGCTGCCCAGAATGCCCTTCGGGAG AGGCCGTGGCTACCCTGTGCTTCCAGCAACCAGGCCTTACCTCCCTGGACCTCAGTGGCTGCTCAGAACTGACTGATGGGGCGCTCTTGGCCGTGAGCCGGGGCCTGCGGCACCTGCggcacctgagcctggggaagcTGCAGCGGCTGACAGATGCAGGATGTACAGCTCTGGGTGGCCTGCAGGAGCTGCAGAGCCTCGACATGGCCAAGTGCTGCCTGGTGAGAGGGCGGGAACTGGCCCAGGCCCTGGGCTCTATGCACGGGGCTCCATCCCAGCTGGCCTCCCTCAGCCTGGCCCACTGCTCTTCATTGAAG TCATGCCCAGAGCTGGAGCATCAGGCCTCAGGTACCAAGGACGCCTGTCCAGAGCCACAGGGCCCCTCCCTGCTCATGCTGCGGGCCCTGCAGGAGTTGGACCTCACAGCCTGCAGCAAGCTGACTGATGCCAGTTTAGCCAAg GTGCTCCAGTTTCCCCAGCTGAGGCAGCTGTCCCTTAGCCTGTTGCCAGAACTCACAGACAACGGCTTGGTCGCTGTGGCCAGGGGCTGTCCTAGCCTGGAGCACTTGGCGCTGAGTCACTGCAGCCGACTCAGTGACAagggctgggcccaggcagcCAGCTTCTGGCCAAGGCTGCAGCATCTCAACCTGTCCAGCTGCAGTCAGCTCATAGAGCA GACACTGGATGCTATTGGGCAGGCATGCAGGCAGCTCCGGGTGTTGGATGTGGCCACGTGCCCTGGCATCAACATGGCCACCGTCAGACGCTTCCAAGCCCAGCTGCCCCAGGTGTCCTGTGTCCAGTCCCGCTTCGTGGGAGGGGCTGACCTGACCCTAACACTCTGA
- the LOC101149128 gene encoding leucine-rich repeat-containing protein 29 isoform X4: protein MLTYILSFLPLSDQKEASLVSWAWYRAAQNALREQPGLTSLDLSGCSELTDGALLAVSRGLRHLRHLSLGKLQRLTDAGCTALGGLQELQSLDMAKCCLVRGRELAQALGSMHGAPSQLASLSLAHCSSLKSCPELEHQASGTKDACPEPQGPSLLMLRALQELDLTACSKLTDASLAKVLQFPQLRQLSLSLLPELTDNGLVAVARGCPSLEHLALSHCSRLSDKGWAQAASFWPRLQHLNLSSCSQLIEQTLDAIGQACRQLRVLDVATCPGINMATVRRFQAQLPQVSCVQSRFVGGADLTLTL, encoded by the exons ATGCTCACATATATTCTGAGCTTCCTGCCTCTGTCAGATCAGAAAGAGGCCTCCCTCGTGAGTTGGGCTTGGTACCGTGCTGCCCAGAATGCCCTTCGGGAG CAACCAGGCCTTACCTCCCTGGACCTCAGTGGCTGCTCAGAACTGACTGATGGGGCGCTCTTGGCCGTGAGCCGGGGCCTGCGGCACCTGCggcacctgagcctggggaagcTGCAGCGGCTGACAGATGCAGGATGTACAGCTCTGGGTGGCCTGCAGGAGCTGCAGAGCCTCGACATGGCCAAGTGCTGCCTGGTGAGAGGGCGGGAACTGGCCCAGGCCCTGGGCTCTATGCACGGGGCTCCATCCCAGCTGGCCTCCCTCAGCCTGGCCCACTGCTCTTCATTGAAG TCATGCCCAGAGCTGGAGCATCAGGCCTCAGGTACCAAGGACGCCTGTCCAGAGCCACAGGGCCCCTCCCTGCTCATGCTGCGGGCCCTGCAGGAGTTGGACCTCACAGCCTGCAGCAAGCTGACTGATGCCAGTTTAGCCAAg GTGCTCCAGTTTCCCCAGCTGAGGCAGCTGTCCCTTAGCCTGTTGCCAGAACTCACAGACAACGGCTTGGTCGCTGTGGCCAGGGGCTGTCCTAGCCTGGAGCACTTGGCGCTGAGTCACTGCAGCCGACTCAGTGACAagggctgggcccaggcagcCAGCTTCTGGCCAAGGCTGCAGCATCTCAACCTGTCCAGCTGCAGTCAGCTCATAGAGCA GACACTGGATGCTATTGGGCAGGCATGCAGGCAGCTCCGGGTGTTGGATGTGGCCACGTGCCCTGGCATCAACATGGCCACCGTCAGACGCTTCCAAGCCCAGCTGCCCCAGGTGTCCTGTGTCCAGTCCCGCTTCGTGGGAGGGGCTGACCTGACCCTAACACTCTGA
- the LOC101149128 gene encoding leucine-rich repeat-containing protein 29 isoform X3, which produces MAKSLPLEMLTYILSFLPLSDQKEASLVSWAWYRAAQNALREQPGLTSLDLSGCSELTDGALLAVSRGLRHLRHLSLGKLQRLTDAGCTALGGLQELQSLDMAKCCLVRGRELAQALGSMHGAPSQLASLSLAHCSSLKSCPELEHQASGTKDACPEPQGPSLLMLRALQELDLTACSKLTDASLAKVLQFPQLRQLSLSLLPELTDNGLVAVARGCPSLEHLALSHCSRLSDKGWAQAASFWPRLQHLNLSSCSQLIEQTLDAIGQACRQLRVLDVATCPGINMATVRRFQAQLPQVSCVQSRFVGGADLTLTL; this is translated from the exons ATGGCGAAGTCGCTGCCCCTGGAG ATGCTCACATATATTCTGAGCTTCCTGCCTCTGTCAGATCAGAAAGAGGCCTCCCTCGTGAGTTGGGCTTGGTACCGTGCTGCCCAGAATGCCCTTCGGGAG CAACCAGGCCTTACCTCCCTGGACCTCAGTGGCTGCTCAGAACTGACTGATGGGGCGCTCTTGGCCGTGAGCCGGGGCCTGCGGCACCTGCggcacctgagcctggggaagcTGCAGCGGCTGACAGATGCAGGATGTACAGCTCTGGGTGGCCTGCAGGAGCTGCAGAGCCTCGACATGGCCAAGTGCTGCCTGGTGAGAGGGCGGGAACTGGCCCAGGCCCTGGGCTCTATGCACGGGGCTCCATCCCAGCTGGCCTCCCTCAGCCTGGCCCACTGCTCTTCATTGAAG TCATGCCCAGAGCTGGAGCATCAGGCCTCAGGTACCAAGGACGCCTGTCCAGAGCCACAGGGCCCCTCCCTGCTCATGCTGCGGGCCCTGCAGGAGTTGGACCTCACAGCCTGCAGCAAGCTGACTGATGCCAGTTTAGCCAAg GTGCTCCAGTTTCCCCAGCTGAGGCAGCTGTCCCTTAGCCTGTTGCCAGAACTCACAGACAACGGCTTGGTCGCTGTGGCCAGGGGCTGTCCTAGCCTGGAGCACTTGGCGCTGAGTCACTGCAGCCGACTCAGTGACAagggctgggcccaggcagcCAGCTTCTGGCCAAGGCTGCAGCATCTCAACCTGTCCAGCTGCAGTCAGCTCATAGAGCA GACACTGGATGCTATTGGGCAGGCATGCAGGCAGCTCCGGGTGTTGGATGTGGCCACGTGCCCTGGCATCAACATGGCCACCGTCAGACGCTTCCAAGCCCAGCTGCCCCAGGTGTCCTGTGTCCAGTCCCGCTTCGTGGGAGGGGCTGACCTGACCCTAACACTCTGA
- the LOC101149128 gene encoding leucine-rich repeat-containing protein 29 isoform X2, whose product MYSSGWPAGAAEPRHGQVLPGERAGTGPGPGLYARGSIPAGLPQPGPLLFIEGCLRLSMIPALGLSLRVLDLSSCVALTNRTLQAICTYLTHLSVLRLAWCRELCDWGLLGLGEPVQGTQVWDPRGLGGRRGPWDQLPSCPSQVSVGVFKGKLRRNLRSKGFFPQSCPELEHQASGTKDACPEPQGPSLLMLRALQELDLTACSKLTDASLAKVLQFPQLRQLSLSLLPELTDNGLVAVARGCPSLEHLALSHCSRLSDKGWAQAASFWPRLQHLNLSSCSQLIEQTLDAIGQACRQLRVLDVATCPGINMATVRRFQAQLPQVSCVQSRFVGGADLTLTL is encoded by the exons ATGTACAGCTCTGGGTGGCCTGCAGGAGCTGCAGAGCCTCGACATGGCCAAGTGCTGCCTGGTGAGAGGGCGGGAACTGGCCCAGGCCCTGGGCTCTATGCACGGGGCTCCATCCCAGCTGGCCTCCCTCAGCCTGGCCCACTGCTCTTCATTGAAG gATGCCTCAGGCTCTCCATGATCCCAGCGCTGGGCCTGAGCCTCAGGGTGCTAGACCTGTCCTCCTGTGTGGCCCTCACCAACAGGACCCTGCAGGCCATCTGCACCTACCTCACCCACCTCTCAGTCCTGCGCCTGGCGTGGTGCAGGGAGCTCTGTGACTGGGGGCTTCTGGGGCTGGGGGAGCCTGTGCAGGGGACCCAGGTGTGGGACCCTCGAGGTCTTGGAGGACGGCGTGGCCCCTGGGATCAGCTGCCCTCCTGCCCCTCCCAAGTCTCTGTAGGAGTATTTAAGGGCAAACTCAGGAGGAACCTGAGAAGCAAAGGCTTCTTCCCACAGTCATGCCCAGAGCTGGAGCATCAGGCCTCAGGTACCAAGGACGCCTGTCCAGAGCCACAGGGCCCCTCCCTGCTCATGCTGCGGGCCCTGCAGGAGTTGGACCTCACAGCCTGCAGCAAGCTGACTGATGCCAGTTTAGCCAAg GTGCTCCAGTTTCCCCAGCTGAGGCAGCTGTCCCTTAGCCTGTTGCCAGAACTCACAGACAACGGCTTGGTCGCTGTGGCCAGGGGCTGTCCTAGCCTGGAGCACTTGGCGCTGAGTCACTGCAGCCGACTCAGTGACAagggctgggcccaggcagcCAGCTTCTGGCCAAGGCTGCAGCATCTCAACCTGTCCAGCTGCAGTCAGCTCATAGAGCA GACACTGGATGCTATTGGGCAGGCATGCAGGCAGCTCCGGGTGTTGGATGTGGCCACGTGCCCTGGCATCAACATGGCCACCGTCAGACGCTTCCAAGCCCAGCTGCCCCAGGTGTCCTGTGTCCAGTCCCGCTTCGTGGGAGGGGCTGACCTGACCCTAACACTCTGA
- the LOC101149128 gene encoding leucine-rich repeat-containing protein 29 isoform X5: protein MAKCCLVRGRELAQALGSMHGAPSQLASLSLAHCSSLKSCPELEHQASGTKDACPEPQGPSLLMLRALQELDLTACSKLTDASLAKVLQFPQLRQLSLSLLPELTDNGLVAVARGCPSLEHLALSHCSRLSDKGWAQAASFWPRLQHLNLSSCSQLIEQTLDAIGQACRQLRVLDVATCPGINMATVRRFQAQLPQVSCVQSRFVGGADLTLTL, encoded by the exons ATGGCCAAGTGCTGCCTGGTGAGAGGGCGGGAACTGGCCCAGGCCCTGGGCTCTATGCACGGGGCTCCATCCCAGCTGGCCTCCCTCAGCCTGGCCCACTGCTCTTCATTGAAG TCATGCCCAGAGCTGGAGCATCAGGCCTCAGGTACCAAGGACGCCTGTCCAGAGCCACAGGGCCCCTCCCTGCTCATGCTGCGGGCCCTGCAGGAGTTGGACCTCACAGCCTGCAGCAAGCTGACTGATGCCAGTTTAGCCAAg GTGCTCCAGTTTCCCCAGCTGAGGCAGCTGTCCCTTAGCCTGTTGCCAGAACTCACAGACAACGGCTTGGTCGCTGTGGCCAGGGGCTGTCCTAGCCTGGAGCACTTGGCGCTGAGTCACTGCAGCCGACTCAGTGACAagggctgggcccaggcagcCAGCTTCTGGCCAAGGCTGCAGCATCTCAACCTGTCCAGCTGCAGTCAGCTCATAGAGCA GACACTGGATGCTATTGGGCAGGCATGCAGGCAGCTCCGGGTGTTGGATGTGGCCACGTGCCCTGGCATCAACATGGCCACCGTCAGACGCTTCCAAGCCCAGCTGCCCCAGGTGTCCTGTGTCCAGTCCCGCTTCGTGGGAGGGGCTGACCTGACCCTAACACTCTGA
- the FHOD1 gene encoding FH1/FH2 domain-containing protein 1 translates to MAGGEDRGDGEPVSVVTVRVQYLEDTDPFACANFPEPRRAPTCSLDGALPLGAQIPAVHRLLGAPLKLEDCALQVSPSGYYLDPELSLEEQREMLEGFYEEISKGRKPTLILRTQLSVRVNAILEKLYSSSGPELRRSLFSLKQIFQEDKDLVPEFVHSEGLSCLIRVGAAADHNYQSYILRALGQLMLFVDGMLGVVAHSDTIQWLYTLCASLSRLVVKTALKLLLVFVEYSENNAPLFIRAVNSVASTTGAPPWANLVSILEEKNGADPELLVYTVTLINKTLAALPDQDSFYDVTDALEQQGMEALVQRHLGTAGTDVDLRTQLVLYENALKLEDGDMEEAPGGGGRRERRKPSSEEGKRSRRSLEGGGCPARAPEPGPTGPASPVGPTSSTGPALLTGPASSPVGPPSGLQASVNLFPTISVAPSADTSSERSIYKARFLENVAAAETEKQVALAQGRAETLAGAMPNEAGGHPDARQLWDSPETASAARTPQSPAPCVLLRAQQSFAPEPKEPLIPASPKAEPIWELPTRVPKLSIGDLDFSDLGEDEDQDMLNVESVEAGKDIPAPSPPLPLLSGVPPPPPLPPPPPIKGPFPPPPPLPLAAPLPHSVPDSSALPTKRKTVKLFWRELKLAGGHGVSASRFGPCATLWASLEPVSVDTARLEHLFESRAKEVLPSKKAGEGRRTMTTVLDPKRSNAINIGLTTLPPVHVIKAALLNFDEFAVSKDGIEKLLTMMPTEEERQKIEEAQLANPDIPLGPAENFLMTLASIGGLAARLQLWAFKLDYDSMEREIAEPLFDLKVGMEQLVQNATFRCILATLLAVGNFLNGSQSSGFELSYLEKVSEVKDTVRRQSLLHHLCSLVLQTRPESSDLYSEIPALTRCAKVDFEQLTENLGQLERRSRAAEESLRSLAKHELAPALRARLTHFLAQCARRVAMLRIVHRRVCNRFHAFLLYLGYTPQAAREVRITQFCHTLREFALEYRTCRERVLQQQQKRATYRERNKTRGRMITETEKFSGVAGEAPSNPSVPVAVSSGPGRGDADSHASMKSLLTSRPEDTTHNRRSRGMVQSSSPIMPTVGPSTASPEEPPGSSLPSDTSDEIMDLLVQSVTKSSPRALAARERKRSRGNRKSLRRTLKSGLGDDLVQALGLSKGPGLEV, encoded by the exons ATGGCGGGCGGGGAAGACCGCGGGGACGGAGAGCCGGTATCAGTGGTGACCGTGAGGGTGCAGTACCTGGAAGACACCGACCCCTTCGCATGTGCCAACTTCCCGGAGCCGCGCCGGGCCCCCACCTGCAGCCTGGACGGGGCGCTGCCCTTGGGCGCGCAGATACCCGCGGTGCACCGCCTGCTGGGAGCGCCGCTCAAG TTGGAGGATTGTGCTCTGCAAGTGTCTCCCTCCGGATACTACCTGGACCCCGAGCTGTCCCTGGAAGAGCAGCGGGAGATGCTGGAGGGCTTCTATGAAGAGATCAG CAAAGGGCGGAAGCCCACGCTGATCCTTCGGACCCAGCTCTCTGTGAGGGTCAACGCTATCTTGG AAAAGCTGTATAGCTCCAGTGGTCCTGAGCTCCGCCGCTCCCTCTTCTCACTGAAGCAGATCTTCCAG GAGGACAAAGACCTGGTGCCTGAATTCGTGCATTCAGAGGGGCTGAGCTGCCTGATCCGTGTGGGTGCTGCTGCCGACCACAACTACCAGAGCTACATCCTTAGAG CGCTCGGCCAGCTGATGCTCTTTGTGGATGGAATGCTGGGGGTGGTGGCCCACAGTGACACTATTCAGTGGCTGTACACATTGTGTGCCAGCCTG TCCCGCTTGGTGGTGAAGACAGCCCTGAAGCTGCTGTTGGTGTTTGTAGAATACTCTGAAAACAACGCACCGCTGTTCATCCGTGCAGTGAACTCTGTGGCCAGCACCACCG GTGCTCCTCCCTGGGCCAATCTGGTGTCCATCCTGGAGGAGAAGAATGGCGCTGACCCTGAGTTGTTGGTGTACACGGTCACCCTCATCAACAAG ACGCTGGCGGCCCTCCCGGACCAGGACTCCTTCTACGATGTGACGGATGCACTGGAGCAGCAGGGCATGGAAGCGCTGGTCCAGCGCCACCTGGGCACTGCGGGCACTGACGTCGACCTGCGCACGCAGCTTGTGCTCTACGAG AACGCCCTGAAATTGGAGGATGGAGACATGGAAGAAGCCCCAGGCGGTGGTGGGCGGCGGGAACGACGAAAGCCTTCTTCCGAGGAGGGCAAGAGGAGCCGCCGTTCTCTGGAAGGCGGGGGCTGCCCCGCGCGTGCCCCCGAACCTGG CCCCACAGGCCCCGCCTCACCGGTAGGCCCCACCTCTTCCACCGGCCCCGCCCTGCTGACAGGCCCCGCCTCCAGCCCTGTGGGCCCTCCCTCCGGTCTCCAAGCTTCAGTGAACCTTTTTCCTACCATCTCTGTGGCACCCTCAGCTGACACCTCCAGCGAGAGGAGCATCTACAA AGCCCGGTTCCTGGAGAATGTGGCGGCAGCAGAAACAGAGAAGCAGGTTGCGCTGGCCCagggccgggcagagacacttgCCGGGGCCATGCCCAATGAGGCaggtggacacccag ATGCCCGGCAACTCTGGGACTCCCCAGAGACCGCCTCTGCAGCCAGAACACCCCAGAGCCCTGCCCCCTGTGTCCTGCTCCGGGCCCAGCAAAGCTTTGCGCCAGAGCCCAAGGAGCCACTGATACCAGCAAGCCCCAAGGCTGAGCCCATCTGGGAGCTCCCTACCCGTGTACCCAAGCTCTCTATTGGGGACCTGGACTTTTCAGATCTAGGGGAGGATGAAGACCAGGACATGCTGAATGTAGAGTCTGTGGAGGCTGGGAAAGACATCCCAGCTCCCTCACCCCCACTGCCCCTGCTTTCGGGAGTCCccccccctcccccacttccACCTCCCCCACCCATCAAAGGCCccttcccaccacctccacctctaccTCTGGCTGCCCCTCTTCCCCATTCAGTGCCTGACAGCTCAGCCCTCCCCACTAAGAGGAAGACAGTAAAACTTTTCTGGCGTGAGCTGAAGCTGGCTGGGGGCCATGGAGTCTCTGCAAGCCGCTTTGGGCCCTGCGCCACCCTCTGGGCTTCACTGGAGCCTGTCTCAGTGGACACGGCCCGGCTGGAACACCTCTTTGAGTCTCGTGCCAAAGAGGTGCTGCCCTCCAAG AAAGCTGGAGAGGGCCGCCGGACAATGACCACAGTGCTGGACCCCAAGCGCAGCAACGCCATCAACATCGGCCTAACCACACTGCCACCTGTGCATGTCATTAAGGCTGCCCTGCTCAACTTTGATGAGTTTGCTGTCAGCAAGGATGGCATTGAG AAGCTACTGACCATGATGCCCACGGAGGAAGAGCGGCAGAAGATTGAGGAAGCCCAGCTGGCCAACCCTGACATACCCCTGGGCCCAGCCGAGAACTTCCTGATGACTCTTGCCTCTATTGGCGGCCTCGCTGCTCGTCTACAACTCTGGGCCTTCAAGCTGGACTATGACAGCATGGAGCGG GAAATTGCTGAGCCACTGTTTGACCTGAAAGTGGGTATGGAACAGCTGGTACAGAATGCCACCTTCCGCTGCATCCTGGCTACCCTCCTAGCTGTGGGCAACTTCCTCAATGGCTCCCAG AGCAGCGGCTTTGAGCTGAGCTACCTGGAGAAGGTGTCAGAGGTGAAGGACACGGTGCGTCGACAGTCACTGCTACACCATCTCTGCTCCCTAGTGCTCCAGACCCGGCCTGAGTCCTCCGACCTGTATTCAGAAATCCCTGCCCTGACCCGCTGTGCCAAG GTGGACTTTGAACAGCTGACTGAGAACCTGGGGCAGCTGGAGCGCCGGAGCCGGGCAGCCGAGGAGAGCCTGCGGAGCTTGGCAAAGCATGAGCTGGCCCCAGCCCTGCGTGCCCGCCTCACCCACTTCCTGGCCCAGTGTGCCCGCCGTGTTGCCATGCTAAGGATAGTGCACCGCCGTGTCTGCAATAG GTTCCATGCCTTCCTGCTCTACCTGGGCTACACCCCGCAGGCGGCCCGTGAAGTGCGCATCACGCAGTTCTGCCACACGCTGCGGGAATTTGCGCTTGAGTATCGGACTTGCCGGGAACGAGTGCTACAGCAGCAACAGAAGCGGGCCACATACCGTGAGCGCAACAAGACCCGGGGACGCATGATCACCGAG ACAGAGAAGTTCTCaggtgtggctggggaagcccccAGCAACCCCTCTGTCCCAGTAGCAGTGAGCAGCGGGCCAGGCCGGGGAGATGCTGACAGTCATGCTAGTATGAAGAGTCTGCTGACCAGCAGGCCTGAGGACACCACACACAATCGCCGCAGCAGAG GCATGGTCCAGAGCAGCTCCCCCATCATGCCCACAGTGGGGCCCTCCACTGCATCCCCGGAAGAACCCCCAGGCTCCAGTTTACCCAGTGATACATCAGATGAGATCATGGACCTTCTGGTGCAGTCAGTGACCAAGAGCAGTCCTCGTGCCTTAGCTGCTAGGGAACGCAAGCGTTCCCGCGGCAACCGCAAGTCTT TGAGAAGGACGTTGAAGAGTGGGCTCGGAGATGACCTGGTGCAGGCACTGGGACTAAGCAAGGGTCCTGGCCTGGAGGTGTGA